A region from the Triplophysa rosa unplaced genomic scaffold, Trosa_1v2 scaffold388, whole genome shotgun sequence genome encodes:
- the crygm5 gene encoding crystallin, gamma M5: protein MGKIIFYEDRNFQGRSHEISGDCPEVTSYLSRCCSCRVESGCFMVYEHSNFMGHQMLVRRGEYPDNKQIMSTDISDCVSSCKMIPMHKGTFRLRIFEKENFVGQKYELMDDCKSIQERFSMSGCQSCNVTHGQWLMYELPHFEGRMIYLRPGEYNSFGDMGVGPLKITSIRRIMESC, encoded by the exons ATGGGAAAA ATAATATTCTATGAGGACAGAAACTTCCAGGGTCGTAGCCATGAGATCAGTGGTGACTGCCCTGAGGTGACCTCATATCTGAGCCGCTGTTGCTCCTGTAGGGTGGAAAGCGGATGTTTTATGGTTTACGAGCACTCAAACTTCATGGGTCACCAAATGCTGGTAAGAAGAGGAGAGTATCCCGATAACAAGCAGATCATGAGTACTGACATAAGTGACTGCGTCAGTTCCTGCAAAATGATCCCAATG CATAAAGGAACATTCCGACTGAGAATATTTGAAAAGGAGAATTTTGTTGGACAGAAGTACGAGCTGATGGATGACTGTAAATCTATCCAGGAACGCTTCAGCATGTCCGGCTGCCAGTCCTGCAATGTCACACACGGGCAATGGCTTATGTATGAACTGCCTCATTTTGAAGGCAGAATGATATACCTCAGGCCAGGGGAGTACAATAGCTTTGGGGATATGGGTGTAGGGCCACTGAAAATTACTTCAATCAGACGCATTATGGAGTCCTGTTAA
- the LOC130550660 gene encoding gamma-crystallin M3, which translates to MGNQFFMRRGEYADYTRMGMSDGIRSCRMVPQYRGSYRMRIYERENFGGQMHELTDDCDSVMDRYRMSDCQSSHVMEGHWLLYEQPHYRGRMIYFQPGEYRSFRDMGYSNVRFSSVRRIMDLC; encoded by the exons ATGGGGAACCAGTTCTTCATGAGGAGAGGCGAGTACGCTGATTACACGCGCATGGGAATGAGCGACGGCATCAGGTCCTGCCGCATGGTTCCTCag TATAGAGGATCCTACAGAATGAGGATCTATGAGAGGGAGAACTTTGGAGGTCAGATGCACGAGCTCACTGACGACTGCGACTCCGTCATGGACCGCTACCGCATGTCCGACTGCCAGTCCAGTCACGTGATGGAGGGTCACTGGCTCTTGTATGAGCAGCCCCACTACAGAGGCAGAATGATTTACTTCCAGCCTGGAGAGTACAGGAGCTTCAGGGATATGGGATACAGCAACGTCAGATTCAGCTCTGTTAGAAGAATCATGGACTTGTGTTAA